A DNA window from Pogona vitticeps strain Pit_001003342236 chromosome 2, PviZW2.1, whole genome shotgun sequence contains the following coding sequences:
- the PGLS gene encoding 6-phosphogluconolactonase, whose product MPGSSVPRRGPAAAASPPPQVSVFPSPQELGSALAQLVAQREAQSGGPGGRFSLGLSGGSLVRILAQELPAVAAAPSRWLLAFVDERRVPLNDPESNYGAYKTFLLPKFAIPEDQIVVINPSLPVEEAAADYATKLKEAFQGEDMPVFDLLILGVGPDGHTCSLFPDHPLLQEREKIVAAISNSPKPPPERITLTLPVLNAARSVVFVATGDSKAAVIKRILEGDEENPLPAALVQPHTGKLYWFLDEPAAKELTIPFEKHSIL is encoded by the exons ATGCCCGGTTCTTCGGTGCCCCGGCGCggcccggccgccgccgcctcgccccCTCCACAAGTCTCGGTCTTCCCTTCGCCGCAGGAGCTGGGCTCGGCGCTGGCCCAGCTGGTGGCCCAGCGGGAGGCCCAGTCCGGCGGGCCTGGTGGGCGTTTCTCGCTGGGGCTGTCCGGGGGCAGCCTGGTGCGGATCCTGGCCCAGGAGCTGCCCGCCGTGGCCGCCGCCCCTTCCCGCTGGCTCCTGGCTTTCGTGGACGAGCGCCGGGTCCCGCTCAACGACCCGGAGAGCAACTACGGCGCCTACAAG ACTTTTCTCCTTCCTAAATTTGCTATACCCGAGGACCAAATTGTTGTAATCAATCCTTCGCTGCCGGTGGAAGAGGCAGCTGCAGATTATGCTACAAAGCTGAAAGAG GCCTTCCAGGGAGAAGACATGCCTGTGTTTGACCTCTTAATCTTGGGAGTTGGGCCTGATGGGCATACTTGTTCCCTTTTTCCGGATCATCCCCTCTTACAG GAGCGGGAGAAGATTGTGGCAGCAATTAGCAATTCCCCAAAGCCCCCTCCGGAGCGGATCACGCTGACCCTGCCGGTGCTGAATGCAGCAAGGAGCGTGGTGTTTGTTGCCACTGGAGACAGTAAGGCGGCTGTGATAAAG CGTATATTGGAAGGTGATGAGGAAAACCCATTACCGGCTGCCCTTGTCCAGCCTCATACCGGGAAGCTCTATTGGTTTTTGGATGAGCCGGCTGCGAAGGAGTTGACGATCCCTTTCGAGAAGCACTCCATCTTGTAG